Proteins found in one Sorghum bicolor cultivar BTx623 chromosome 1, Sorghum_bicolor_NCBIv3, whole genome shotgun sequence genomic segment:
- the LOC8086189 gene encoding CCG-binding protein 1 codes for MLSSTTLRSLVPAAVASPSPAHVTACSSPAVGRRVPAAVVVRAVRNYDSIPKREPFSSSRSILDEFLRQDKPLVQRTKDQITDYCTTTEGDECCSCWDAYFELNKLEQELPKEEISRMVKDSEGDVRYLIESIHHRSNLRKKMAEKSRNLVPSTSQGQTAKPRPFPVPDGIPKTQEELAEEEEALMPESPYTRLLRRMGRYPDWYTPRPDHETD; via the exons ATGCTGTCTTCCACCACACTCCGGTCGCTGGTTCCGGCTGCGGtggcgtcgccgtcgccggcgcaCGTCACCGCCTGCTCATCTCCCGCGGTGGGGCGGCGTGtgccggcggcggtggtggtgcgcGCGGTGCGGAACTACGACTCCATCCCGAAGCGGGAGCCCTTCAGCTCCAGCCGCAGCATCCTCGACGAGTTCCTCAGGCAGGACAAGCCCCTCGTCCAGCGCACCAAGGACCAGATCACAG ATTATTGCACGACCACTGAAGGTGATGAATGTTGCAGCTGTTGGGATGCTTACTTTGAACTGAATAAACTTGAG CAAGAGCTGCCCAAAGAGGAAATCTCAAGGATGGTTAAGGACTCAGAGGGTGACGTGAGGTACCTGATTGAGAGCATCCATCATCGCTCAAATTTACGGAAGAAGATGGCAGAGAAATCTCGTAATTTAGTACCATCAACCTCCCAGGGGCAAACTGCAAAGCCAAGGCCATTCCCTGTGCCTGATGGGATACCGAAAACACAGGAAGAGCTTGCTGAAGAAGAGGAGGCGTTGATGCCAGAGTCTCCATACACAAGGTTGCTGAGAAGGATGGGTAGATACCCTGATTGGTACACCCCACGCCCTGATCATGAGACTGACTGA
- the LOC8083971 gene encoding nuclear pore complex protein NUP58 isoform X1, giving the protein MPGLALDLNLDLDLQVACRRLSYRGAYSPSSPKSPPLPTIHESPEEEPTPPPTSPRTTGALYPAPGETPTPTVGAPVATSLCLALPGQSQSLQAQDVGAAATRMLEQQRKPRNRVSFAEYQRPAPGEMPTPTVVAPVATWLALAPPALSQSQQAQEAAAATRMLEQRHEEESSAFPEYQRPTPGETLAATVGVPVATWLAFASPAQLQSQQAQEVAAATRMLEQRRHEEERASFAEYQQQRQHALAAEAGLQQALAAQQESQQLMLYTLDGRAASYETKWDDLHPVSQGLLLQIEDIIREHRDDSEQLDQYRCFDDLSLCNMSFELDANQITQEAVSVSTIMNRDKNSIDSLMTVIKEIMWNAEFAISSYAKLRPRFVYLSAEGANSVFSNHSGSSGAESANSGFSNHSGSSGAQSDFHQLLTMSPRFHCYSSATRRPSPFMQQTVVRFEDDLGKCCKFILELEQLVQMKDDKTFAESLESLSNVMSNVHDYLIHVASKVEHFHQYVETMETQYLNYQQRRGHLSNSFRKANRREAAKQEATDRIVHPMLHLTPPGQPTTLVAAPMIASQLQQTSFPTVAASPISYPTVPLPSVLPPSSTQTSPAPSINPFSSSGVVLQSIPFDSFSTLAPGSMPATSLFGTGIPSTATSLFLVPSGGGTAPSGINCVPSMFGGHACPLYSVPLS; this is encoded by the exons ATGCCTGGCCTCGCCTTGGACCTCAACCTGGACCTCGACCTGCAGGTCGCGTGCAGGCGCCTCAGCTACCGTGGCGCCTACTCCCCCTCGTCCCCGAAGAGCCCGCCTCTCCCGACGATCCATGAGAGCCCCGAGGAGGAACCGACGCCTCCTCCGACATCTCCGCGGACGACCGGGGCGCTGTACCCGGCGCCGGGagagacgccgacgccgacggtcGGTGCGCCCGTGGCGACCTcgctttgccttgcgcttcccGGGCAGTCGCAGTCTCTGCAAGCGCAGGATGTTGGAGCAGCGGCGACGAGGATGTTGGAACAGCAGCGTAAGCCGCGTAACCGCGTGTCGTTTGCGGAGTATCAGCGGCCGGCGCCGGGAGAGATGCCGACGCCGACAGTCGTTGCGCCCGTGGCCACCTGGCTTGCCCTCGCTCCTCCCGCGCTGTCTCAATCTCAGCAAGCGCAGGAGGCGGCAGCGGCGACGAGGATGTTGGAGCAGCGGCACGAGGAAGAGAGCTCGGCATTTCCGGAGTATCAGCGGCCGACGCCGGGAGAGACGCTGGCGGCGACAGTCGGTGTGCCCGTGGCGACTTGGCTTGCCTTTGCGTCTCCCGCGCAGTTGCAATCTCAGCAAGCGCAGGAGGTGGCAGCGGCGACGAGGATGTTGGAGCAGCGGCGTCATGAGGAAGAGCGGGCGTCGTTTGCGGAGTATCAGCAGCAACGCCAGCATGCGTTGGCCGCGGAGGCGGGGTTGCAGCAAGCCTTAGCGGCGCAACAGGAGTCGCAGCAGCTGATGCTGTACACGCTGGACGGGCGTGCCGCCAGCTACGAGACCAAGTGGGACGACCTCCACCCAGTCTCCCAGGGGCTGCTTCTTCAAATCGA GGACATAATTAGGGAGCATAGGGATGATagtgagcagttggatcaatacAGATGCTTTGATGACCTATCACTGTGCAACATGAGTTTTGAACTTGATGCTAATCAGATTACTCAG GAGGCTGTATCTGTCTCTACCATCATGAATAGAGATAAGAATTCCATTGACAGCTTAATGACTGTTATCAAAGAAATTATGTGGAACGCAGAATTTGCTATAAGTTCATATGCAAAGTTGAGGCCAAGGTTTGTCTATCTAAGTGCTGAAGGTGCAAACTCTGTTTTTTCAAATCACTCTGGATCTTCTGGTGCTGAAAGTGCAAACTCTGGTTTTTCAAATCACTCTGGATCTTCTGGTGCTCAGTCTGATTTCCATCAGCTCTTAACCATGTCACCAAGGTTTCACTGTTATAGTAGTGCTACCAGGCGGCCTTCTCCTTTTATGCAACAAACAGTTGTCAGGTTTGAGGATGATCTTGGCAAATGCTGCAAATTCATTCTAGAACTAGAGCAACTTGTCCAAATGAaggatgacaagacctttgcaGAATCTTTGGAATCTCTGTCAAATGTTATGTCGAATGTCCATGACTATCTAATCCATGTGGCGTCTAAG GTGGAACATTTTCATCAGTATGTTGAAACAATGGAAACTCAGTATCTGAATTATCAACAGCGCAGGGGTCATTTGAGTAATTCTTTTCGCAAGGCAAATAGAAGAGAGGCAGCTAAACAAGAAGCAACTGACAGAATAGTCCATCCGATGTTGCATCTAACACCTCCAGGCCAGCCAACAACGCTGGTCGCTGCGCCAATGATAGCAAGCCAACTACAGCAAACTTCATTCCCTACTGTGGCTGCTTCCCCAATCTCTTATCCAACTGTTCCACTGCCTTCTGTTTTGCCTCCATCCAGCACACAAACAAGTCCTGCTCCATCAATCAACCCTTTCAGTTCATCTGGGGTCGTGTTGCAATCCATACCATTTGATTCATTCTCCACACTTGCACCAGGATCCATGCCGGCAACATCTTTGTTCGGGACTGGTATCCCATCTACTGCTACTTCACTTTTCCTAGTACCATCTGGAG GTGGAACAGCACCTTCTGGCATCAATTGCGTACCTTCTATG
- the LOC8083971 gene encoding nuclear pore complex protein NUP58 isoform X2, translating to MPGLALDLNLDLDLQVACRRLSYRGAYSPSSPKSPPLPTIHESPEEEPTPPPTSPRTTGALYPAPGETPTPTVGAPVATSLCLALPGQSQSLQAQDVGAAATRMLEQQRKPRNRVSFAEYQRPAPGEMPTPTVVAPVATWLALAPPALSQSQQAQEAAAATRMLEQRHEEESSAFPEYQRPTPGETLAATVGVPVATWLAFASPAQLQSQQAQEVAAATRMLEQRRHEEERASFAEYQQQRQHALAAEAGLQQALAAQQESQQLMLYTLDGRAASYETKWDDLHPVSQGLLLQIEDIIREHRDDSEQLDQYRCFDDLSLCNMSFELDANQITQEAVSVSTIMNRDKNSIDSLMTVIKEIMWNAEFAISSYAKLRPRFVYLSAEGANSVFSNHSGSSGAESANSGFSNHSGSSGAQSDFHQLLTMSPRFHCYSSATRRPSPFMQQTVVRFEDDLGKCCKFILELEQLVQMKDDKTFAESLESLSNVMSNVHDYLIHVASKVEHFHQYVETMETQYLNYQQRRGHLSNSFRKANRREAAKQEATDRIVHPMLHLTPPGQPTTLVAAPMIASQLQQTSFPTVAASPISYPTVPLPSVLPPSSTQTSPAPSINPFSSSGVVLQSIPFDSFSTLAPGSMPATSLFGTGGTAPSGINCVPSMFGGHACPLYSVPLS from the exons ATGCCTGGCCTCGCCTTGGACCTCAACCTGGACCTCGACCTGCAGGTCGCGTGCAGGCGCCTCAGCTACCGTGGCGCCTACTCCCCCTCGTCCCCGAAGAGCCCGCCTCTCCCGACGATCCATGAGAGCCCCGAGGAGGAACCGACGCCTCCTCCGACATCTCCGCGGACGACCGGGGCGCTGTACCCGGCGCCGGGagagacgccgacgccgacggtcGGTGCGCCCGTGGCGACCTcgctttgccttgcgcttcccGGGCAGTCGCAGTCTCTGCAAGCGCAGGATGTTGGAGCAGCGGCGACGAGGATGTTGGAACAGCAGCGTAAGCCGCGTAACCGCGTGTCGTTTGCGGAGTATCAGCGGCCGGCGCCGGGAGAGATGCCGACGCCGACAGTCGTTGCGCCCGTGGCCACCTGGCTTGCCCTCGCTCCTCCCGCGCTGTCTCAATCTCAGCAAGCGCAGGAGGCGGCAGCGGCGACGAGGATGTTGGAGCAGCGGCACGAGGAAGAGAGCTCGGCATTTCCGGAGTATCAGCGGCCGACGCCGGGAGAGACGCTGGCGGCGACAGTCGGTGTGCCCGTGGCGACTTGGCTTGCCTTTGCGTCTCCCGCGCAGTTGCAATCTCAGCAAGCGCAGGAGGTGGCAGCGGCGACGAGGATGTTGGAGCAGCGGCGTCATGAGGAAGAGCGGGCGTCGTTTGCGGAGTATCAGCAGCAACGCCAGCATGCGTTGGCCGCGGAGGCGGGGTTGCAGCAAGCCTTAGCGGCGCAACAGGAGTCGCAGCAGCTGATGCTGTACACGCTGGACGGGCGTGCCGCCAGCTACGAGACCAAGTGGGACGACCTCCACCCAGTCTCCCAGGGGCTGCTTCTTCAAATCGA GGACATAATTAGGGAGCATAGGGATGATagtgagcagttggatcaatacAGATGCTTTGATGACCTATCACTGTGCAACATGAGTTTTGAACTTGATGCTAATCAGATTACTCAG GAGGCTGTATCTGTCTCTACCATCATGAATAGAGATAAGAATTCCATTGACAGCTTAATGACTGTTATCAAAGAAATTATGTGGAACGCAGAATTTGCTATAAGTTCATATGCAAAGTTGAGGCCAAGGTTTGTCTATCTAAGTGCTGAAGGTGCAAACTCTGTTTTTTCAAATCACTCTGGATCTTCTGGTGCTGAAAGTGCAAACTCTGGTTTTTCAAATCACTCTGGATCTTCTGGTGCTCAGTCTGATTTCCATCAGCTCTTAACCATGTCACCAAGGTTTCACTGTTATAGTAGTGCTACCAGGCGGCCTTCTCCTTTTATGCAACAAACAGTTGTCAGGTTTGAGGATGATCTTGGCAAATGCTGCAAATTCATTCTAGAACTAGAGCAACTTGTCCAAATGAaggatgacaagacctttgcaGAATCTTTGGAATCTCTGTCAAATGTTATGTCGAATGTCCATGACTATCTAATCCATGTGGCGTCTAAG GTGGAACATTTTCATCAGTATGTTGAAACAATGGAAACTCAGTATCTGAATTATCAACAGCGCAGGGGTCATTTGAGTAATTCTTTTCGCAAGGCAAATAGAAGAGAGGCAGCTAAACAAGAAGCAACTGACAGAATAGTCCATCCGATGTTGCATCTAACACCTCCAGGCCAGCCAACAACGCTGGTCGCTGCGCCAATGATAGCAAGCCAACTACAGCAAACTTCATTCCCTACTGTGGCTGCTTCCCCAATCTCTTATCCAACTGTTCCACTGCCTTCTGTTTTGCCTCCATCCAGCACACAAACAAGTCCTGCTCCATCAATCAACCCTTTCAGTTCATCTGGGGTCGTGTTGCAATCCATACCATTTGATTCATTCTCCACACTTGCACCAGGATCCATGCCGGCAACATCTTTGTTCGGGACTG GTGGAACAGCACCTTCTGGCATCAATTGCGTACCTTCTATG